One genomic region from Flagellimonas oceani encodes:
- a CDS encoding Ig-like domain-containing protein, with the protein MVYLKKLLGFLFVAFMVLALWQCAKRGSPSGGPKDITPPKLVRAEPENFSTNFKAKKIRLYFDELIKLEDVQNQLVVSPPFKNPATITPMGAPSKYIEVVIKDTLRENTTYTINFGQSIVDNNEGNPNSFLSYVFSTGDYLDSLTLSGAVKDAINRKADEFISVMLYEIDSAYTDSTIYKQPPLYITNTGDSLPFFELRNLKAGKYALFGLKDVNKNNMFDQGQDKIGFIEDTITLPTDSIYGLNLFREQLNYKPSVPSLAAKNKIIFGYQGDYRDMVIETLTTLPDTVNTTLLKERNKDTLNYWFTPTDLDSIIFTIRNDKVQVLDTFTVKMRNLPMDSLKLSASVNGKFNFEDTFSILANTPITALDTSNISLMVSDSIPAAYTYELDTLQNKIDFDFETEPNQKYSFSLLPGSITDFFGIQNDTLAYNLSTSSFADYGNLRMILSGDVNFPVIVQLTNEKGEVQREIFATEPQPFEFNNLNPGNYVARVIFDENGNGKLDTGNYLEKRQPEDISYYPGTIEIRANWEKEETFILSN; encoded by the coding sequence ATGGTGTACTTAAAAAAACTGTTGGGATTTCTTTTTGTTGCCTTTATGGTCCTAGCCCTATGGCAATGTGCCAAACGGGGTTCCCCGAGCGGTGGCCCCAAAGATATTACACCCCCTAAATTGGTACGGGCGGAACCGGAAAACTTCAGCACAAATTTTAAGGCGAAAAAAATACGTCTCTATTTTGATGAGCTCATCAAATTGGAAGATGTACAGAACCAGTTGGTGGTCTCCCCTCCGTTTAAGAACCCCGCTACCATAACTCCTATGGGCGCTCCGAGCAAATATATTGAGGTGGTGATAAAGGACACACTACGGGAAAACACTACCTACACCATTAATTTTGGGCAAAGTATCGTGGATAACAACGAGGGCAATCCCAATAGCTTTTTGAGCTACGTTTTCTCTACCGGGGATTATCTGGATTCCCTTACCTTGAGCGGTGCGGTAAAAGATGCGATCAACAGAAAGGCAGATGAGTTTATAAGTGTAATGCTGTATGAAATTGATAGTGCCTACACCGATTCCACCATTTACAAACAGCCGCCCTTGTACATTACCAATACCGGAGATAGCCTTCCCTTTTTTGAGCTGAGGAACCTAAAGGCCGGAAAGTATGCCCTGTTCGGGTTGAAGGACGTGAACAAAAACAACATGTTCGACCAGGGCCAGGATAAAATTGGTTTTATTGAGGACACCATTACGCTGCCAACTGATTCCATTTATGGGCTCAACCTGTTCCGTGAACAATTAAATTACAAACCTTCTGTGCCAAGTCTGGCAGCCAAGAACAAGATTATATTTGGGTATCAAGGCGATTATAGGGACATGGTGATCGAAACCTTGACGACCTTGCCGGACACGGTAAATACTACACTTTTAAAGGAAAGAAACAAGGATACCCTAAATTATTGGTTTACCCCTACAGATTTGGACTCCATCATTTTTACCATCAGAAACGATAAAGTTCAGGTTTTGGATACGTTTACTGTGAAAATGCGGAACTTGCCCATGGATTCCTTAAAATTATCGGCCTCCGTGAACGGAAAATTCAATTTTGAGGATACTTTCAGTATTTTGGCCAATACGCCAATTACTGCATTGGACACCAGCAATATCTCGTTAATGGTGAGCGACTCCATTCCTGCAGCCTATACCTACGAACTGGACACCCTTCAAAACAAAATAGATTTTGATTTTGAAACCGAGCCCAACCAAAAGTATTCCTTTTCGCTTTTACCGGGTTCGATCACGGATTTTTTTGGTATCCAAAACGATACTTTGGCCTATAATCTATCCACCAGCAGCTTTGCAGATTATGGGAATTTGAGAATGATCTTGAGCGGTGATGTCAACTTTCCCGTAATTGTTCAGCTGACCAACGAAAAAGGTGAGGTACAACGTGAGATTTTTGCAACAGAGCCCCAACCTTTCGAGTTCAACAACTTGAATCCGGGTAATTATGTGGCCCGTGTTATTTTTGATGAAAACGGGAACGGCAAATTGGATACGGGAAATTATCTTGAAAAAAGACAGCCAGAGGACATTAGCTATTATCCTGGAACAATCGAAATCAGGGCCAACTGGGAAAAGGAGGAAACCTTTATCCTATCAAACTAA
- a CDS encoding amidohydrolase → MSTTLKLALIQTDLYWEDPVSNRKMFEEKIEGISSDVDLIVLPEMFTTGFTMKPEKILLSESKGTFDWMKKIAQQSNTALIGSIIFQENGKFFNRLFFVSPDGTVEAYDKKHTFTLAGEDEVYEAGSEKLIFEYKGFKICPMICYDLRFPVWSRNVEDYDVLIYVANWPSKRINAWDTLLKARAIENMAYCVGVNRTGTDGLDYEYPGHSGIYDVLGEPLAFSKDEEILYATLNKEHVTSTRKQLRFLEDRDRFSLIG, encoded by the coding sequence ATGTCCACCACCTTGAAACTTGCTTTGATTCAGACCGATTTGTACTGGGAAGACCCGGTCAGCAACCGAAAAATGTTTGAAGAAAAGATAGAGGGCATTTCAAGCGATGTGGATTTGATCGTATTGCCCGAAATGTTCACCACAGGTTTTACCATGAAGCCAGAGAAGATTTTACTTTCCGAAAGCAAGGGAACATTCGATTGGATGAAAAAGATCGCCCAACAAAGCAACACGGCTCTAATTGGGAGCATTATCTTTCAAGAAAACGGAAAGTTCTTCAACCGGTTGTTCTTTGTATCACCGGACGGAACAGTTGAAGCCTACGATAAAAAGCACACATTTACGCTGGCAGGCGAAGATGAAGTGTACGAGGCAGGTAGTGAAAAACTCATTTTTGAATACAAAGGATTCAAAATTTGTCCAATGATCTGTTATGATCTTAGATTCCCGGTCTGGTCCAGAAATGTGGAAGACTACGATGTGCTGATCTATGTGGCCAACTGGCCAAGCAAAAGAATCAATGCTTGGGATACACTGCTTAAGGCAAGGGCCATCGAGAATATGGCGTACTGTGTTGGGGTAAACCGGACCGGTACGGACGGTTTGGATTACGAATATCCGGGGCATTCAGGAATTTACGATGTGCTCGGCGAACCATTGGCCTTCTCCAAAGACGAAGAAATTCTGTATGCCACCCTGAACAAAGAGCATGTGACATCCACCAGAAAGCAACTACGATTTTTAGAAGACCGGGACCGCTTTAGTTTGATAGGATAA
- a CDS encoding ankyrin repeat domain-containing protein yields the protein MSNKEELFDNIRNGNLKTVVNLLENNPKLLETKDQRGSTPLLLAAYYGHDDMVEFLLDHGATVDALDGSGNTALMGVCFKGYTDIAKKLIDAGANVSQKNAMGATCLIYAVTFNRKEIAEMLLKHGADTSIKDNRGKTAMDLVLEQGNTELEELLKKY from the coding sequence ATGAGCAATAAGGAAGAACTCTTCGACAACATACGCAACGGTAATCTGAAAACCGTTGTCAACCTATTGGAAAACAATCCAAAACTTTTGGAAACCAAAGACCAGAGAGGCTCTACCCCATTGTTGTTGGCCGCCTATTATGGGCATGATGACATGGTGGAATTTTTGTTGGACCACGGAGCCACAGTGGATGCCTTGGATGGATCTGGAAACACGGCCTTAATGGGCGTTTGCTTTAAAGGTTACACCGATATTGCAAAAAAATTGATAGATGCCGGGGCCAATGTCAGTCAAAAAAATGCCATGGGCGCCACCTGTCTTATCTATGCCGTAACCTTTAACCGTAAGGAGATTGCAGAAATGCTTTTAAAACATGGAGCGGATACCTCCATAAAAGACAATAGGGGAAAAACCGCAATGGATCTTGTTTTGGAACAGGGGAACACAGAATTGGAAGAACTTTTAAAAAAATACTAG
- the katG gene encoding catalase/peroxidase HPI, translated as MSKELANGADEGMCPFLNGELKQVAGSGTQNQDWWPNRLKLEILGQHSNKTNPFGEEFNYAEEFKKLDYAALKKDLLEVMTDSKDWWPADFGSYAGLFIRMAWHSAGTYRAGDGRGGGGRGQQRFAPLNSWPDNVSLDKARRLLWPVKQKYGKKISWSDLMILAGNVALESTGFRTFGFAGGREDVWEPDQDVYWGSETEWLALSDTPNSRYSHNKEERDLENPLAAVQMGLIYVNPEGPDANPDPIAAAHDIRETFKRMAMNDEETVALIAGGHTIGKTHGNGDPELVGADPESEDLALQGLGWVNKNGSGKGAHAFTSGLEVTWTSTPVQWSNDFFKFLFKFEWELTKSPAGAHQWVAKDADAIIPDAHGGPNKKPTMLTTDLSLRFDPEYEKISRRFLEDPQAFADAYARAWFKLTHRDMGPRSRYLGPEVPKEELDWQDPIPAVDYTLVDEADVKELKEKVLSSGLSISDLVYTAWASASTFRGGDKRGGANGARINLEPMNGWEVNKDTGKVISALEGIKNEFNKNAGGGKKISLADMIVLAGSAAVEKAANAAGSSIEVPFNPGRNDAKQEQTEIESTNYLEPKYDGFRNYVKEGVKVQAEHLLVDKAQLLTLTVPEMTALVGGLRVLGANFDGSEKGVFTDRVGVLSNDFFVNLLDMGTEWKAINEEKSLYEGSDRESGEVKWTGTRVDLVFGSNSILRAVAEVYAAEDGKQKFVEDFVAAWTKVMNLDRFDLD; from the coding sequence ATGAGTAAAGAATTGGCTAACGGAGCAGACGAGGGCATGTGTCCTTTTTTGAACGGCGAACTAAAGCAAGTGGCAGGAAGCGGCACCCAAAATCAAGATTGGTGGCCCAATAGACTCAAGTTGGAGATTTTAGGACAGCATTCGAATAAAACAAACCCGTTTGGGGAGGAATTCAACTATGCGGAAGAATTCAAAAAATTGGATTATGCAGCATTGAAAAAAGACCTTCTGGAGGTAATGACCGATTCGAAGGATTGGTGGCCGGCAGATTTTGGAAGTTATGCCGGATTGTTCATTCGTATGGCCTGGCACAGTGCCGGTACCTATCGTGCCGGTGATGGACGCGGTGGAGGTGGACGTGGACAACAACGTTTTGCACCGCTGAATTCTTGGCCGGACAACGTTAGCTTGGACAAAGCACGTCGTTTGTTATGGCCCGTCAAACAAAAATATGGCAAGAAAATTTCTTGGTCAGACCTTATGATATTGGCCGGAAACGTGGCCTTGGAGTCCACAGGGTTCCGCACTTTTGGCTTTGCAGGAGGTCGTGAGGACGTCTGGGAGCCTGATCAGGATGTGTATTGGGGAAGCGAAACAGAATGGTTGGCCTTGAGTGACACTCCCAACAGCCGTTACTCGCACAACAAAGAGGAGCGTGATTTGGAAAACCCGCTTGCCGCCGTGCAAATGGGATTGATTTACGTAAACCCTGAGGGGCCTGACGCAAATCCCGACCCGATAGCTGCCGCACATGATATTAGAGAGACCTTTAAGCGCATGGCCATGAACGATGAGGAAACCGTGGCGCTGATAGCTGGTGGACATACCATAGGTAAGACCCATGGTAATGGAGACCCAGAGTTGGTAGGTGCAGATCCTGAATCTGAAGATTTGGCATTGCAAGGATTGGGATGGGTCAACAAAAATGGCTCAGGAAAAGGGGCACACGCATTTACTTCTGGATTGGAAGTCACCTGGACCTCTACTCCGGTACAATGGAGCAACGATTTCTTTAAGTTTCTGTTTAAATTCGAATGGGAATTGACGAAAAGTCCAGCAGGGGCACATCAATGGGTGGCCAAGGATGCCGATGCCATTATTCCCGATGCCCATGGCGGACCGAACAAGAAACCGACCATGTTGACTACCGACCTGTCGCTTCGTTTTGACCCTGAATACGAAAAAATTTCCCGTAGATTCCTAGAGGATCCTCAAGCCTTTGCAGATGCGTATGCCCGTGCTTGGTTTAAGTTGACGCACCGTGATATGGGACCACGTTCCCGTTATTTGGGTCCAGAGGTGCCAAAAGAAGAATTGGATTGGCAAGACCCTATTCCAGCTGTCGATTATACTTTGGTAGATGAAGCTGATGTAAAAGAGCTGAAGGAAAAAGTATTGTCATCTGGTCTATCCATTTCTGATTTGGTGTATACCGCTTGGGCATCCGCTTCCACTTTCCGTGGCGGTGATAAGCGTGGCGGAGCCAACGGAGCACGTATCAATTTAGAACCCATGAATGGTTGGGAAGTCAATAAAGACACTGGAAAAGTGATTTCTGCACTTGAAGGCATCAAGAATGAATTTAACAAAAATGCCGGTGGAGGAAAGAAAATTTCCTTGGCTGATATGATCGTGTTGGCCGGTAGTGCCGCTGTTGAAAAAGCGGCCAACGCTGCTGGTTCTTCGATTGAGGTGCCATTTAACCCTGGCCGTAATGATGCAAAACAGGAACAGACAGAAATTGAGTCCACCAACTATCTTGAGCCAAAATACGACGGGTTCCGCAACTACGTTAAGGAAGGAGTAAAGGTACAGGCAGAACACCTTTTGGTGGACAAAGCTCAATTGCTTACCCTTACTGTACCCGAAATGACGGCCCTGGTAGGAGGATTACGTGTGTTGGGCGCCAATTTTGATGGTTCAGAGAAAGGTGTGTTCACCGATAGAGTAGGCGTGTTGAGCAACGATTTCTTTGTAAACCTATTGGATATGGGTACCGAATGGAAAGCCATAAATGAGGAAAAATCATTGTACGAAGGAAGCGACCGTGAGTCCGGCGAAGTAAAATGGACCGGTACACGTGTGGACTTGGTATTTGGTTCCAACTCTATTTTGCGTGCCGTGGCCGAAGTGTATGCAGCAGAAGATGGAAAACAAAAATTTGTTGAAGACTTTGTAGCGGCATGGACCAAAGTAATGAACCTAGACCGCTTTGATTTGGATTAA
- a CDS encoding DinB family protein — protein MKKLIFPLVILLLFSFSKDSGTNLDKNDREWIMKHLTETREHMKQVLDGLSDEQLDYKPDPTSWSIAENVEHLALTEKMFVETLHKSVAEGPKPELKDSLVFKDDQIMPMIADRSQKVKTAEPFEPSGQYGSTEETLAALLAIRQELMDYVENTDDDLRNRYATLPFGTVDAAQLIVFIAGHMERHVLQMEEVMEDEDFPEM, from the coding sequence ATGAAAAAATTAATCTTTCCTCTAGTTATTCTTTTATTATTTAGCTTTTCCAAGGATTCCGGAACCAATCTCGATAAAAATGACAGAGAATGGATCATGAAACATTTGACAGAGACACGGGAGCACATGAAACAGGTACTCGATGGACTCTCTGATGAACAGCTTGATTATAAGCCTGACCCTACTTCGTGGTCTATCGCCGAAAACGTGGAACATCTTGCCCTGACCGAAAAAATGTTTGTGGAAACGCTTCACAAAAGCGTGGCCGAAGGCCCCAAACCCGAACTAAAAGATTCCCTTGTTTTTAAGGACGACCAAATTATGCCCATGATAGCCGATAGGAGTCAAAAGGTTAAAACCGCAGAACCATTTGAACCAAGCGGACAGTATGGTTCCACGGAGGAGACTTTGGCTGCATTGCTTGCCATACGCCAAGAACTTATGGACTATGTAGAAAATACGGATGATGATTTAAGAAACCGTTACGCCACTTTACCTTTTGGCACTGTTGATGCCGCCCAGCTCATCGTTTTTATCGCAGGGCATATGGAAAGGCACGTGCTACAGATGGAAGAAGTGATGGAAGACGAGGATTTCCCCGAAATGTGA
- a CDS encoding lipid-binding SYLF domain-containing protein, whose product MKRIKSIVTLALFLLTISISAQNKKDQKIMADAEKAKTTLLEAAPNLDGFFENSAGYVIFPNVGKGGFIIGGASGNGVVYENGTAVGMADLKKLNIGLQAGGQAIIEVIFFETDVDLERFKTEKFQFAAETSAVALKSGIAFNAKYKDGVAVFALPKAGLMADASVGGQKFGYKAF is encoded by the coding sequence ATGAAACGCATAAAATCTATTGTAACGCTTGCCCTTTTTTTGTTGACGATTTCCATATCAGCCCAAAACAAAAAGGACCAAAAAATAATGGCCGATGCCGAAAAGGCCAAAACAACACTTTTGGAGGCCGCTCCCAACTTGGATGGATTTTTTGAAAATTCTGCCGGTTACGTAATTTTTCCCAATGTCGGAAAAGGAGGTTTTATCATTGGTGGTGCCTCCGGTAACGGTGTGGTTTATGAAAATGGCACCGCTGTGGGCATGGCCGACCTTAAAAAACTGAACATTGGCCTGCAAGCTGGTGGACAGGCCATCATTGAAGTAATTTTCTTTGAAACCGATGTTGACCTGGAACGCTTTAAGACCGAGAAGTTCCAGTTTGCTGCTGAAACCTCTGCCGTGGCTTTAAAATCTGGAATTGCATTCAATGCCAAATACAAAGATGGCGTGGCTGTATTTGCACTGCCCAAGGCAGGTCTTATGGCCGATGCCTCGGTAGGTGGACAGAAGTTTGGGTATAAAGCGTTCTAA
- a CDS encoding DUF5689 domain-containing protein has translation MKNVIFKILGTGVVMSLLCCVDGREFDEIEGDCTTGMEANITFAELDSLVQDDVIQIQADLILEGYVISSDRAGNFFGVLYLQDALSNPSNGIQLEIDLRESHLQFPEGSKILVKLKDLYLGKKGSNIRIGSVFSSFGNLSIGRLPSGKVFDHLLVSCDTAGPTEPLITTISEMDSLPSNILVQLESVEFVEEILGETYAVAQEETERTLVDCEENGITLVNSGYADFQAEALPEANGTLIAILTKDGKTQQLIIRTLEDVNFTEERCPEIITEFTSNQIFISELADPDNNAGARFVELYNASSEPLDLNLWTLRRYTNDNIEVSSTIDLSGFIIGAESTLVISPNAAEFELVYGFAPDLGVSTNSPADSNGDDNLELVDPFGTVIDVFGVIGEDGSGTNHEFEDGRAIRNPNILEGNPVYTFSEWNIFNDSGEAGTTDLPQNAPEDFTPGVRD, from the coding sequence ATGAAAAATGTGATTTTTAAAATTTTGGGAACCGGTGTTGTGATGAGCCTTTTATGTTGTGTGGATGGAAGAGAGTTTGATGAAATTGAAGGAGATTGTACAACAGGAATGGAGGCAAACATCACTTTTGCCGAGTTGGATTCCTTGGTGCAAGATGACGTTATTCAGATTCAAGCAGATTTGATTTTGGAAGGCTACGTGATTTCATCCGACCGAGCGGGAAATTTTTTCGGGGTACTTTACCTGCAAGATGCATTGAGCAATCCTTCAAACGGAATTCAGCTGGAAATTGATTTGAGGGAATCACATTTGCAGTTCCCGGAGGGGAGCAAAATTTTGGTAAAACTGAAAGACCTTTATCTGGGCAAAAAAGGAAGCAACATCAGAATCGGCAGCGTTTTCTCGTCTTTTGGAAATCTTTCGATAGGAAGATTGCCTTCGGGCAAAGTGTTTGATCATCTTTTGGTTTCCTGTGATACCGCAGGGCCTACAGAACCATTGATTACCACCATATCCGAAATGGACAGTTTGCCATCGAACATATTGGTGCAATTGGAAAGTGTTGAATTTGTTGAAGAAATTTTGGGCGAAACCTATGCTGTTGCCCAAGAAGAAACGGAAAGAACACTAGTGGATTGCGAAGAAAACGGGATTACGCTTGTGAACAGCGGGTATGCCGATTTTCAAGCGGAAGCATTGCCCGAAGCAAACGGTACACTAATCGCGATTTTGACCAAAGATGGTAAAACGCAGCAACTAATAATTAGAACCTTGGAGGATGTAAACTTTACCGAAGAGCGTTGTCCGGAGATTATCACGGAATTCACTTCCAATCAGATTTTTATTTCAGAATTGGCCGACCCGGACAACAATGCCGGTGCCCGTTTTGTGGAGCTGTATAACGCATCATCCGAACCATTGGATTTAAACTTGTGGACGCTTCGCAGATATACCAACGATAATATTGAGGTAAGCTCCACAATTGATTTGTCAGGTTTCATTATCGGTGCCGAGAGTACGTTGGTAATTTCTCCCAATGCAGCGGAGTTTGAACTGGTCTATGGCTTTGCTCCCGATTTGGGTGTATCCACCAATAGCCCCGCAGATTCCAATGGGGATGATAATTTGGAGTTGGTGGACCCCTTCGGGACCGTAATCGATGTATTTGGTGTAATTGGAGAAGATGGTTCAGGAACCAATCACGAGTTCGAAGATGGACGTGCCATCCGTAATCCTAACATTTTGGAAGGAAATCCAGTGTACACTTTTAGTGAATGGAACATTTTTAACGATTCGGGTGAAGCTGGCACCACGGATTTACCCCAAAATGCCCCCGAGGATTTTACCCCAGGGGTTCGGGATTAA
- a CDS encoding TonB-dependent receptor: protein MRLAIVLAALCCCKSLCGQQSTRITGQLMEKGSNAPISNATITLESSLQEFATDSNGGFEINLTSTGEQMLQISALDFVSKRFSVYLDRNPIDLGTIYLERDIAREQTDNLISLTDGDLSDDFESISSSMGLLQSTRDIFLNRAAFDFGQAFFKIRGYDSRNGTVLINGVPMNKFFDGRPQWNNWGGLNDVVRNQEFTNSLTLNPYTFGGILGNTNINTRPSGMRPGLRLSSSMSNRTYRGRLMATYNSGEKPSGLAYSVSASRRWAKEGFVDGTLYDAYSGFGAIEYQFNPQNSITFTAILARNRRGRSSALTEEVFDLMGGQYNPYWGEQDGKIRNSREREVFEPLFLLNYSLEKKKFNLNVGLAYQTGINSRSRLGYYNAPNPDPTYYRYLPSYHINSSIGADFINANLAKEAFLENPQLDWGQLYTANANNGEKAAYLLYDDVAQNTTISGATNFNYVMSDFIKLGFGGNYRSTTSENYAEIQDLLGATYHEDMDTFSSTLNDVDGALQKTEGEKFNYHYNLDASQMDGFAQIQLTSNKWDGFVSASYSSFNVQRNGLFKNERYLENSFGTGEKVSFSNLAYKGGFTYFLTGRHWFTTNAGMVERPPIVQNIFINPRENNEIVPELQKEVVSSADVNYFVRLPSLTGRISAFYTRFQHTTDINFFFVDSGLGSDFVQEVITGLDRLHKGIEFGFEYETSSSVKLTAAGNVGHYVYASDPSVQINFDTAGAEEDLIAAEGNIDLGIATLKDLKLAQGPQTALALGVSYRAPKYWWISGTTNYLTNNYSNLSTITRTSSFLMDPETGEPFPDASVENVSKLLKQNKLDDIYLLNLVGGKSWLIDGKYISFFASINNVFDTVFRTGGYEQSRNGNFGQLKQDNQSGSPSFAPKYWYSYGRTYFLNLAISF, encoded by the coding sequence ATGAGGCTAGCCATAGTATTGGCCGCGCTTTGTTGTTGTAAATCGCTGTGTGGACAACAAAGTACCCGGATTACAGGGCAATTGATGGAAAAGGGCTCGAATGCCCCTATTTCAAATGCTACGATTACCCTTGAGAGTAGTTTGCAAGAATTCGCAACAGACTCCAATGGCGGGTTCGAAATCAATTTGACTTCAACCGGAGAGCAAATGCTCCAGATTTCCGCTCTGGATTTTGTTTCGAAGCGATTCTCGGTCTATTTGGACCGAAACCCGATTGATTTGGGAACCATTTATCTGGAAAGGGATATTGCTAGAGAACAAACGGATAATTTGATTTCACTGACGGATGGTGATCTTTCCGATGATTTTGAATCCATTTCCAGTTCGATGGGATTGTTGCAATCCACTAGGGACATATTTCTGAACCGTGCCGCTTTTGATTTTGGTCAGGCATTTTTTAAGATCCGTGGTTACGATTCGCGAAACGGTACCGTGTTGATCAACGGCGTTCCGATGAACAAATTTTTTGATGGCAGGCCACAATGGAACAATTGGGGAGGGCTGAACGACGTCGTCCGAAATCAGGAATTTACGAATAGTCTAACCTTGAACCCATACACTTTTGGTGGAATTTTGGGCAACACCAATATCAACACTCGACCTTCTGGAATGAGGCCTGGATTGCGTTTGTCCTCATCAATGTCCAACAGAACCTATCGCGGCAGGTTGATGGCGACTTACAATTCAGGGGAGAAACCAAGCGGGCTGGCCTATTCCGTATCCGCTTCGCGACGATGGGCCAAAGAAGGTTTTGTGGATGGCACTTTGTATGATGCCTACTCGGGTTTTGGAGCCATAGAGTACCAGTTCAACCCACAAAACAGCATCACTTTTACGGCGATATTGGCGCGAAACCGACGGGGACGTTCTTCCGCTCTTACCGAAGAGGTTTTTGATTTGATGGGTGGACAGTACAACCCGTATTGGGGCGAGCAAGACGGTAAAATTCGTAACTCTAGGGAGCGAGAGGTTTTTGAACCCCTGTTTCTGCTCAATTATTCACTGGAAAAAAAGAAATTCAATCTTAATGTAGGCCTGGCCTATCAAACAGGAATCAATTCCAGAAGCAGGCTAGGCTATTACAATGCGCCGAATCCCGACCCGACGTATTATCGCTATTTGCCCAGTTACCACATCAACAGTTCCATTGGAGCGGATTTTATCAATGCAAACTTGGCAAAAGAAGCCTTTTTGGAAAATCCACAGCTCGATTGGGGGCAACTGTACACGGCGAATGCCAACAATGGCGAAAAAGCAGCCTACTTACTTTATGATGATGTTGCCCAGAACACGACCATTTCAGGCGCGACTAACTTTAATTATGTGATGAGCGATTTCATCAAATTAGGGTTTGGCGGCAATTACAGAAGCACAACATCGGAGAACTATGCAGAGATTCAAGATTTGTTGGGAGCAACATATCACGAGGATATGGACACCTTCTCCAGCACCTTGAACGATGTTGACGGGGCACTACAGAAAACCGAAGGTGAAAAGTTCAATTACCATTACAATCTGGATGCCTCACAAATGGATGGCTTCGCTCAAATACAACTGACTTCCAACAAATGGGATGGATTTGTATCAGCTTCGTATTCCAGTTTCAATGTGCAGCGCAATGGACTCTTCAAAAACGAGCGCTATTTGGAAAATTCCTTTGGAACAGGAGAAAAAGTATCTTTTTCCAATCTGGCATATAAAGGTGGATTCACGTATTTTTTGACAGGAAGACATTGGTTTACGACCAATGCTGGAATGGTGGAACGACCACCCATTGTTCAGAACATATTCATCAATCCAAGGGAAAACAACGAAATAGTTCCCGAGCTTCAAAAAGAGGTGGTAAGCAGTGCGGATGTAAACTATTTTGTACGTCTACCTAGCTTAACGGGGCGAATCAGTGCATTTTACACGCGGTTTCAGCATACCACCGATATCAATTTCTTTTTTGTGGATTCAGGACTGGGGTCCGATTTTGTGCAGGAAGTGATTACAGGTTTGGACAGGCTTCACAAAGGCATCGAGTTCGGATTTGAATACGAAACATCTTCCAGCGTAAAATTGACTGCAGCAGGAAATGTGGGCCATTATGTATATGCAAGCGACCCATCCGTACAAATCAATTTTGATACGGCAGGTGCAGAGGAAGACCTCATTGCTGCCGAAGGAAACATAGATTTGGGCATTGCCACGCTCAAGGATTTAAAACTGGCCCAAGGGCCACAAACCGCCCTTGCATTGGGAGTTTCCTACAGAGCGCCAAAATATTGGTGGATAAGTGGGACCACCAATTACCTCACGAACAATTATAGCAACCTATCCACCATTACCAGAACCTCCAGTTTTCTGATGGATCCAGAAACGGGCGAACCCTTTCCTGATGCTTCGGTAGAGAATGTTTCCAAATTGCTCAAGCAAAACAAACTGGACGATATCTATTTGCTCAATCTGGTCGGGGGCAAATCTTGGCTGATTGATGGCAAGTACATCAGCTTCTTTGCCAGCATCAACAATGTTTTTGATACGGTTTTCCGCACAGGTGGCTACGAGCAGAGCAGAAATGGAAATTTTGGGCAATTGAAACAGGATAATCAAAGTGGTTCGCCCTCTTTCGCCCCAAAATATTGGTACAGCTACGGAAGAACCTACTTTTTGAATTTGGCCATTAGCTTTTAA